A window from Prochlorococcus marinus CUG1435 encodes these proteins:
- a CDS encoding tetratricopeptide repeat protein — protein sequence MFLTVTSGCSVLHENKDLSKELNNKFNREIISNFSKAISKYPDNFLFYLERGIAKHDYGDYVGAIKDFNISSKLNQNPRVILKKANSKYAIGDHKGAIKDYERLISKKIFQDQVFYNIANSQFILLNYTEAIENYTKFIEYVQDEENSYLNRGNAKFKISDYLGALKDYEKFLDINKKSYIVFNNMGVTNYNLKEYRRALKDFKKSLKIKPNNYNTFYNKSITHFKLKEFKKACIDLKKSIKLGKEVFKKEYSEICF from the coding sequence ATGTTTTTAACTGTCACATCTGGTTGCTCTGTTCTTCATGAAAATAAAGATTTATCGAAAGAACTAAACAATAAATTTAACAGAGAAATTATAAGTAACTTCTCAAAGGCGATATCAAAATACCCTGATAATTTTTTATTTTACCTAGAGAGAGGAATAGCCAAACATGATTATGGAGATTATGTTGGTGCAATTAAAGATTTTAATATTTCATCAAAACTTAATCAAAACCCTAGAGTCATTTTAAAAAAAGCAAATTCCAAATACGCTATCGGAGATCATAAGGGTGCAATTAAAGATTACGAAAGATTAATTTCAAAAAAGATTTTTCAGGATCAGGTTTTTTATAATATCGCAAATTCTCAATTTATACTTCTAAACTATACTGAGGCAATTGAGAACTATACTAAATTCATTGAATACGTTCAAGATGAAGAAAATTCATATTTAAATAGAGGTAATGCAAAATTTAAAATAAGTGATTATTTGGGCGCTTTAAAAGACTATGAAAAATTCCTCGATATCAATAAAAAATCCTATATAGTTTTTAATAATATGGGAGTAACTAATTACAATTTAAAAGAATATAGGAGAGCTTTAAAAGATTTCAAAAAATCCCTAAAAATAAAACCCAATAATTACAATACTTTCTACAATAAATCAATAACACATTTCAAATTAAAAGAGTTTAAAAAAGCTTGTATTGACTTAAAAAAGTCAATCAAGCTAGGTAAAGAAGTATTTAAGAAAGAATATTCAGAAATATGTTTTTAA
- a CDS encoding high light inducible protein: protein MTEKAEKLNGKAAMLGMFALVGAYYFTGQILPGIF from the coding sequence ATGACCGAAAAAGCTGAAAAGCTTAATGGTAAAGCAGCAATGCTTGGAATGTTTGCTCTTGTAGGAGCCTACTATTTTACTGGTCAAATTCTTCCAGGTATTTTCTAA
- a CDS encoding heat-labile enterotoxin alpha chain, whose protein sequence is MIRLLIASILFFVPLGGFADEKQREIENEAINLVIKKYGKGLENRLKGTGVTPSYRSWYENDCFVSIAAGTYQEDTWSAIKWFSVNVCSESAEIMESE, encoded by the coding sequence ATGATACGTTTACTTATTGCATCAATTCTTTTTTTTGTACCCCTAGGAGGTTTTGCTGATGAAAAGCAAAGAGAAATTGAGAATGAAGCTATAAATCTTGTCATTAAAAAATATGGAAAAGGCCTAGAAAATAGATTAAAAGGAACGGGAGTAACCCCCAGTTATCGAAGTTGGTATGAAAATGATTGTTTTGTAAGTATTGCAGCAGGTACATACCAAGAAGATACTTGGTCGGCAATAAAGTGGTTTAGCGTTAATGTCTGTTCTGAATCAGCTGAAATAATGGAAAGTGAATGA
- a CDS encoding DUF3764 family protein, giving the protein MTIETTILDFQLSNTFEQYESHMNAEEQQSMFKEMGVKTFYIGKSLDDPQRATVIFQGPKNVLYDIFMNPETKPIVEASGHIYAGTKITRWIS; this is encoded by the coding sequence ATGACTATTGAAACGACTATTTTAGATTTTCAACTAAGTAATACTTTTGAACAATATGAATCTCATATGAATGCTGAGGAACAGCAGTCGATGTTTAAAGAAATGGGAGTTAAAACTTTTTATATTGGTAAATCATTAGATGATCCTCAACGCGCGACTGTAATTTTTCAAGGACCAAAAAATGTTCTATACGATATTTTTATGAACCCTGAAACAAAACCTATTGTTGAAGCTTCAGGGCATATATATGCGGGTACAAAAATAACTCGATGGATTTCTTGA
- a CDS encoding high light inducible protein, producing MVNSNVTTESGGRQNMFPTETRPYIDESVSYDSYPQNAEKVNGRWAMIGLVALVGAYVSTGQIIPGIF from the coding sequence ATGGTTAATTCTAACGTTACTACTGAATCAGGTGGCAGACAGAATATGTTTCCAACTGAGACACGTCCTTACATAGATGAGTCTGTTTCATATGACAGCTACCCACAAAATGCTGAAAAAGTTAATGGTCGTTGGGCAATGATTGGACTTGTTGCATTAGTAGGTGCCTACGTTTCAACTGGACAAATTATTCCTGGCATTTTTTAA
- a CDS encoding DUF2839 family protein, whose translation MGEAKRRKNLGIPPRKKTEDIKLPQLDKKAIQQKVRSTLYKYPIIPFLFYGAAILILIGGLFYVFKSFNIA comes from the coding sequence ATGGGAGAGGCAAAGAGAAGAAAAAATTTAGGTATTCCGCCTAGAAAAAAAACTGAAGATATAAAATTGCCTCAACTTGATAAAAAAGCCATACAACAAAAAGTAAGGTCTACTTTGTATAAATATCCAATTATCCCTTTTCTTTTTTATGGAGCTGCAATATTGATCCTAATCGGAGGTTTATTTTATGTTTTTAAATCCTTCAATATAGCTTAA
- a CDS encoding DUF1651 domain-containing protein, translating to MDPKYSFGCSTSKPKGCLLNPEGSRIIFFEECKNSLEPNSKIHTHLFFTNHLGEPGGYKSSEKLNIDSAWEKWHELHQKGWTEVSHNYG from the coding sequence ATGGATCCTAAGTACTCATTTGGTTGTAGCACTAGCAAGCCCAAAGGATGCCTACTAAATCCCGAAGGCAGCAGAATTATCTTTTTCGAAGAATGCAAAAATTCTCTTGAACCTAATTCGAAAATTCATACTCATCTTTTCTTTACAAATCACCTTGGCGAACCTGGAGGGTACAAATCCTCTGAAAAACTCAACATAGACTCAGCCTGGGAAAAGTGGCACGAACTGCACCAAAAAGGATGGACAGAAGTATCTCATAATTACGGATAA
- a CDS encoding DUF3721 domain-containing protein: MRGTFLSEEEAEKRALEIGCEGIHKNQDKWMPCKNEKELHIYLRK, encoded by the coding sequence ATGAGGGGTACATTTCTTTCTGAGGAGGAAGCTGAAAAAAGAGCTTTAGAAATTGGTTGCGAAGGAATACATAAGAATCAAGATAAATGGATGCCATGCAAAAACGAAAAAGAATTACATATCTATTTGAGGAAATAG
- a CDS encoding DUF3303 domain-containing protein codes for MQTYIVHWQFPDQESHMQGAEAFAGFVEGGCEGDEFDGFKVINRVVNPEGANGWAIVESSNHQNIWKWSNIWVDNFGVEIEVTPVLTDQEFLSVHKEIEAASR; via the coding sequence ATGCAAACATACATAGTTCACTGGCAATTCCCAGATCAAGAAAGCCATATGCAAGGGGCAGAAGCTTTCGCGGGTTTTGTGGAAGGAGGATGCGAAGGTGATGAATTTGATGGCTTTAAAGTTATTAATCGAGTAGTAAATCCTGAAGGAGCCAACGGTTGGGCAATAGTTGAATCTTCAAACCATCAGAACATTTGGAAATGGAGTAATATTTGGGTCGATAATTTTGGTGTAGAAATTGAAGTTACACCAGTTTTAACAGATCAAGAATTTCTCTCGGTCCATAAAGAAATTGAAGCCGCCTCGCGCTAA
- a CDS encoding inward rectifier potassium channel — protein sequence MELTELIRDYVATELLSNIELDFLEGELWETTQHIAEINTVIKAPKNICKKLGLDEKSCWHLCCAAVLDSSRPLKNGQNRVDDFKKLINLNKISYI from the coding sequence GTGGAATTAACTGAGCTAATTAGGGATTACGTTGCTACAGAATTATTATCAAATATTGAACTTGACTTTCTTGAAGGAGAATTATGGGAAACTACTCAACATATCGCAGAAATAAATACAGTAATCAAAGCCCCTAAAAACATATGCAAGAAATTAGGACTAGATGAGAAATCTTGTTGGCATTTATGCTGTGCAGCAGTTCTTGACTCCTCAAGACCATTAAAAAATGGACAAAATAGAGTTGATGATTTTAAAAAACTAATTAATCTAAATAAAATCAGCTACATATAA
- a CDS encoding DUF2839 family protein, which produces MGEAKRREELGLPPRQKNELNKSDRYLSWLPITKSRIKKYPYMGVATMALGAIIFLVSGGANSIN; this is translated from the coding sequence ATGGGCGAAGCTAAAAGAAGAGAAGAATTAGGATTGCCACCTAGACAAAAAAATGAATTAAATAAATCTGATAGATACCTTTCATGGCTTCCAATTACTAAATCAAGAATTAAGAAATACCCTTATATGGGTGTAGCAACAATGGCACTAGGAGCGATAATTTTCTTAGTAAGTGGGGGCGCAAATAGTATTAATTAG
- a CDS encoding sodium-dependent transporter produces the protein MDSKISPREQWTSKLGFILAAAGSAVGLGNLWGFAYRASQGGGAAFVLLYILIVMIVCLPVFVAEMALGRNATASTLLAPVKLAGKNWYPLGILFFIAPLGIASYYSVIMGWTADTLFHSLFFGLPKNLSEAEAFFGSISSGSSVLLGHLLSLVLTAIIVSSGIKKGIEKVTRFFMPILFIILLSLAIWATSLSGAWEGYKTFLFKFDFDELRNPQTIRNAFTQAFFSLSLGIGVMVTYASYLNKKSNLPKLSVGVASLDTLVGLMAGLITFPIVLTFGLSDAISESTVGALFISIPTGLGSYGAVGRIVAVAFFALAYIAAITSSVSLLEVPVSSLMDKFGFKREKSVWLITLFLFLAGIPSALNLNILGTIDSIFGGVLLIFGGFLVTFFMGWVVPGKFNEELSDSKVGIKTTRYLKFMTRWVAPPIIGFGLFISVFDLLKGWVS, from the coding sequence TTGGACTCAAAAATTTCTCCAAGAGAACAATGGACTAGTAAGTTGGGATTCATTCTTGCAGCTGCTGGTAGCGCAGTAGGTCTTGGTAACCTCTGGGGTTTCGCCTACAGAGCCTCTCAAGGTGGAGGTGCTGCTTTTGTACTTTTATATATACTAATCGTTATGATTGTCTGCCTTCCGGTATTTGTTGCTGAGATGGCTTTAGGAAGAAACGCCACTGCAAGCACATTGCTCGCACCAGTAAAGTTAGCTGGGAAAAATTGGTATCCATTAGGAATTCTTTTCTTTATAGCTCCCTTGGGAATAGCATCATATTATTCAGTCATAATGGGGTGGACCGCAGATACCTTGTTCCATTCATTATTTTTTGGATTACCAAAAAATTTAAGTGAAGCAGAAGCTTTCTTTGGCTCAATTAGTAGTGGTAGCAGTGTTTTATTGGGGCACCTATTAAGTCTTGTTCTTACAGCCATAATAGTTTCATCAGGGATAAAAAAAGGAATCGAAAAGGTTACACGATTCTTTATGCCTATACTTTTTATCATTCTTCTATCGCTAGCAATATGGGCCACTTCACTTTCAGGCGCATGGGAAGGATACAAAACATTTTTGTTTAAGTTTGACTTTGATGAATTAAGGAACCCTCAAACAATAAGAAATGCTTTTACACAAGCTTTCTTTTCTTTAAGTTTAGGAATTGGAGTTATGGTGACTTATGCTTCCTATTTAAATAAGAAGAGTAATCTTCCAAAACTAAGTGTTGGAGTTGCTTCATTAGATACTTTGGTGGGTCTTATGGCAGGACTTATTACTTTTCCTATTGTTTTAACATTTGGTTTAAGTGATGCTATTTCTGAATCAACAGTTGGTGCATTATTTATATCAATTCCTACGGGCCTTGGTTCATATGGAGCGGTTGGAAGAATTGTAGCTGTTGCATTTTTTGCACTAGCTTATATTGCAGCAATAACTTCCTCAGTTTCATTATTGGAAGTTCCAGTTTCCTCTTTAATGGATAAATTTGGTTTTAAAAGAGAAAAATCTGTTTGGCTGATAACTCTTTTCCTATTTTTAGCAGGCATTCCTTCTGCATTGAACTTAAACATTCTTGGAACTATTGATTCGATTTTTGGAGGAGTATTACTTATCTTTGGTGGATTCTTGGTTACTTTCTTTATGGGATGGGTAGTACCTGGAAAGTTTAATGAAGAACTTAGTGATTCAAAAGTAGGCATCAAAACGACACGTTATTTAAAATTCATGACAAGGTGGGTTGCGCCCCCAATTATTGGTTTTGGACTATTTATTAGTGTGTTTGATTTGCTCAAAGGCTGGGTAAGTTAA
- a CDS encoding type 1 glutamine amidotransferase, which yields MKRIRRLLVLQHLEIEGPGLFEQIAKERDLKIEIIRLDNKNALPQTKKGDLILIMGGPMGVKDIGSDRYPWLKLERDFIKKELENERPIIGVCLGAQLLASAAGGDVEILKYGSPPKALPEIGWSQIFINKLNKDFKALFEDPFHVLHWHGDRILLPNKAVLIASSSRCKEQFFRIGNFAYGLQFHIETTGGMINNWIKEDKEFVLKGLGLNGQETLKEENKKYIDKTFLKRKLLINKLFELLDN from the coding sequence ATGAAGAGAATAAGGCGCTTATTAGTTTTACAGCATTTAGAAATAGAAGGGCCAGGTCTTTTTGAACAAATTGCTAAAGAAAGAGATTTGAAAATCGAAATTATTCGTTTAGATAATAAAAATGCTCTGCCGCAAACAAAAAAAGGTGACTTAATTCTAATTATGGGTGGACCAATGGGAGTTAAAGATATTGGAAGCGACAGATATCCCTGGCTTAAGTTAGAAAGAGATTTTATAAAAAAAGAATTAGAAAATGAAAGACCTATAATCGGTGTTTGCTTGGGTGCTCAGTTGCTTGCGAGTGCTGCTGGAGGAGATGTAGAAATTCTTAAATATGGATCACCTCCAAAAGCATTACCGGAAATTGGATGGTCTCAAATTTTTATTAATAAATTAAATAAAGACTTTAAAGCACTGTTTGAAGACCCTTTTCATGTACTGCATTGGCATGGAGATAGGATTTTATTACCTAATAAAGCAGTACTCATTGCTAGTAGTTCACGTTGTAAGGAACAGTTTTTTAGGATTGGTAATTTTGCTTACGGATTACAATTCCATATAGAGACGACGGGGGGAATGATAAATAACTGGATTAAAGAAGATAAAGAGTTTGTCCTTAAAGGATTAGGCTTAAATGGTCAGGAAACTTTAAAAGAAGAGAATAAAAAATATATTGATAAAACTTTTTTAAAAAGAAAGCTTCTAATAAATAAATTATTTGAATTATTAGATAATTAA
- a CDS encoding cytochrome B, producing the protein MTNILLILILLIVFLVILCILSFYSKRKKRSENKRIISPPHIFFLKEKEFNPDISTDNWDLHKLRLERYRRSQYKGLTFFVSSENKIYYLSEKGDKVYC; encoded by the coding sequence ATGACAAATATATTATTAATTCTTATCTTGCTGATTGTTTTTTTAGTAATTTTATGTATCTTATCTTTCTATTCAAAACGAAAAAAAAGGTCAGAAAACAAAAGAATTATTAGTCCACCTCACATTTTTTTCTTAAAAGAAAAAGAATTCAATCCTGATATAAGCACAGATAATTGGGATTTACACAAACTTAGATTAGAAAGATATAGAAGATCACAATATAAGGGATTAACTTTCTTTGTAAGTTCGGAAAATAAAATTTACTATCTATCCGAAAAAGGAGATAAAGTTTATTGCTAA
- a CDS encoding high light inducible protein, with the protein MENSKPTYWQNAERTNGRMAMMGLFALVVNYGLFGWIIPGIF; encoded by the coding sequence ATGGAAAATTCAAAACCAACTTATTGGCAAAATGCCGAGAGAACCAATGGAAGAATGGCAATGATGGGCTTATTTGCATTAGTTGTAAATTATGGCTTATTCGGCTGGATAATCCCCGGAATTTTTTAG
- a CDS encoding high light inducible protein has translation MSPLSGFLAVIVFFTAILVAYLTKQFQNENLNYSSFNQMKNTNTKVKTIEKEKVVAETLNGRFAMLGLIAAVGAYLTTGQIIPGFV, from the coding sequence ATGAGTCCACTTTCAGGTTTCTTAGCCGTAATTGTATTCTTTACAGCCATCCTTGTTGCTTATCTAACCAAGCAATTTCAAAACGAAAATTTAAACTATTCTTCTTTTAATCAAATGAAAAACACAAACACAAAAGTCAAAACAATCGAAAAAGAAAAAGTTGTTGCAGAAACTCTCAACGGAAGATTCGCAATGCTTGGATTAATTGCTGCTGTTGGAGCATATCTCACAACAGGTCAAATAATTCCTGGTTTCGTTTAA
- a CDS encoding YdiU family protein yields MSTKSDSLKGKLTENFSEFSQLSDYSFINSLKADPQSTKDGNDHKPRSVYSGHYVPVVPTVIPEPEYISHSNKLFKELNLSSALTKDENFCRFFSGDISVANYPMSPVGWATGYALSIYGTEYNQQCPFGTGNGYGDGRAISVFEGLFNGKRMEMQLKGGGPTPYCRGADGRAVLRSSVREFLAQELMDALGIPTSRSLTLYVSRSEIVRRPWYSEGSRYFEPDIMIDNHAAITTRVAPSFLRVGQIELFARRVRKNAHDEALNELKMIVQHLIDRNYKDEIEYEISIESKVIKLASLYRSRLISLIANWMRVGYCQGNFNSDNCAAGGYTLDYGPFGFCELFDPRFQPWTGGGEHFSFFNQPSAAAINFKTFCSSLSPLLSQSKQDQEKLDQIEKDFSELMNKELMKMWANKLGLEHYNETLINEFFNLMVISKADYTILFRKLSEIPDNLNSLKESFYLPINDELNNRWEVWLENWQSVLKKEGNIKEKSTSMKSLNPVYTWREWMVVPAYEEAEKGNYKKIKELQDVFSNPYIEQPSEIDQKYNQLKPSQYFNYGGVSHYSCSS; encoded by the coding sequence ATGTCTACAAAATCTGATTCACTAAAGGGAAAGCTTACAGAAAATTTTTCTGAATTTTCTCAACTATCTGACTATTCTTTTATAAATTCTCTTAAAGCAGATCCTCAATCAACAAAAGATGGAAATGATCATAAGCCGCGTTCAGTATATTCAGGTCATTACGTACCAGTTGTTCCAACCGTTATTCCAGAACCAGAATATATTTCCCATAGCAACAAACTTTTTAAAGAACTAAATCTAAGCTCAGCTCTTACTAAAGACGAGAATTTTTGTCGTTTTTTCTCAGGTGATATTTCTGTTGCTAATTATCCAATGAGTCCTGTTGGTTGGGCAACAGGTTATGCATTATCAATTTACGGAACTGAATATAACCAACAATGTCCCTTTGGCACTGGCAATGGTTATGGCGATGGCAGAGCAATTTCTGTTTTTGAAGGTTTATTCAATGGGAAAAGAATGGAAATGCAACTTAAAGGAGGAGGTCCCACTCCCTATTGTCGAGGAGCAGATGGTAGAGCTGTCTTAAGATCTAGCGTTCGAGAATTTCTCGCACAGGAATTAATGGATGCCTTGGGAATCCCTACCTCAAGATCTTTAACACTTTATGTCTCACGTTCAGAAATAGTTAGAAGACCGTGGTATTCCGAAGGGTCCAGATATTTTGAACCTGATATCATGATTGATAATCATGCGGCAATTACTACGAGAGTCGCTCCATCTTTTTTACGTGTAGGCCAGATTGAACTTTTTGCAAGACGAGTTCGTAAAAATGCGCATGATGAGGCCCTCAATGAACTAAAGATGATAGTTCAACATCTAATTGATAGAAATTATAAAGATGAAATTGAATATGAGATTTCAATTGAAAGTAAAGTAATAAAACTGGCTTCTTTATACAGATCAAGACTTATATCACTTATAGCCAACTGGATGAGAGTTGGTTATTGCCAGGGTAATTTCAATAGTGATAATTGTGCTGCTGGAGGTTATACCTTGGATTATGGCCCTTTTGGATTCTGTGAATTATTTGATCCAAGATTTCAACCATGGACAGGTGGAGGTGAACATTTCTCATTTTTTAACCAGCCTTCTGCAGCGGCAATCAACTTTAAAACATTCTGTTCCTCTCTTAGTCCGTTACTTTCACAAAGCAAACAAGATCAAGAAAAGTTAGATCAAATCGAAAAAGACTTTTCTGAATTAATGAATAAGGAATTGATGAAAATGTGGGCAAACAAGCTTGGTTTAGAACATTACAACGAAACTCTAATAAATGAATTTTTTAATCTCATGGTCATTTCAAAAGCAGACTATACAATTTTGTTCCGTAAACTCTCTGAAATACCTGATAACTTAAATTCTTTAAAAGAGAGTTTCTATTTACCAATTAATGATGAGCTCAATAATAGGTGGGAAGTATGGCTTGAAAACTGGCAATCAGTCTTGAAGAAAGAGGGAAATATTAAAGAAAAATCGACATCAATGAAATCCCTTAATCCAGTCTATACTTGGCGCGAATGGATGGTCGTTCCCGCATATGAAGAAGCTGAAAAGGGGAATTACAAAAAGATAAAAGAGTTACAGGATGTCTTTAGTAATCCATATATAGAACAACCCTCAGAAATAGATCAAAAATATAATCAACTAAAACCAAGCCAGTATTTTAACTATGGAGGAGTATCTCACTACAGCTGTTCTTCATAA
- the ychF gene encoding redox-regulated ATPase YchF: MLKAGIIGLPNVGKSTLFNALVENAKAQAANFPFCTIEPNKGIVSVPDQRLQELGDLSSSQNIIPTKIEFVDIAGLVKGANKGEGLGNKFLSNIREVDAIVHVVRCFEDSDVIHVSGKVDPLDDIEIINLELNLADLSQLQKRRERIKKQVRTSKEAAKEDNLLEKIEEELQKGLSVRSISLSEEENLIIKQLGFLTAKPIIYATNLNENDLAEGNDFSSKVQSFASKENTECIKISAQVESELIELEPEDKKDYLIGLGVEEGGLSSLIRSTYKLLGLKTYFTTGEKETKAWTIKDGMTAPQAAGVIHTDFEKGFIRAQTISYQNLIDSGSFANAKNKGLLRSEGKEYVVNEGDVMEFLFNV, encoded by the coding sequence ATGTTAAAAGCAGGTATTATTGGATTACCAAATGTTGGAAAATCAACTCTATTTAATGCACTTGTAGAAAATGCTAAGGCCCAAGCGGCTAATTTTCCCTTTTGTACGATAGAGCCTAATAAAGGCATAGTTTCAGTCCCAGATCAAAGGTTGCAAGAGTTAGGTGATCTAAGTTCTAGCCAAAATATTATCCCAACAAAAATTGAATTTGTAGATATCGCAGGACTAGTAAAAGGAGCTAATAAAGGAGAAGGTTTGGGAAATAAGTTTTTATCAAATATTAGGGAGGTTGATGCAATAGTTCATGTTGTGAGGTGCTTTGAAGATAGTGATGTAATTCATGTTTCCGGTAAGGTAGATCCCTTGGATGACATTGAGATAATTAATCTGGAATTGAATTTAGCTGATTTATCCCAACTCCAAAAAAGAAGAGAAAGAATTAAAAAACAGGTTAGAACTAGTAAAGAAGCAGCAAAAGAAGATAATTTACTAGAAAAAATTGAAGAAGAGCTACAGAAAGGACTTTCAGTTAGATCAATATCTTTGAGTGAAGAAGAAAATTTAATAATTAAGCAACTAGGCTTCCTTACTGCTAAACCAATTATTTACGCAACAAATTTGAATGAAAATGATTTAGCTGAAGGTAATGATTTTTCATCAAAAGTTCAGAGTTTTGCAAGCAAAGAAAATACAGAATGTATAAAAATATCAGCGCAAGTTGAATCTGAATTAATAGAGTTAGAACCAGAAGATAAAAAAGACTATCTTATTGGTTTAGGAGTAGAGGAAGGGGGGTTAAGTTCTTTAATTAGATCAACATATAAATTATTGGGATTAAAAACTTATTTCACTACTGGAGAAAAGGAGACAAAAGCATGGACCATAAAAGATGGGATGACTGCGCCACAAGCAGCAGGCGTAATTCATACTGATTTTGAAAAAGGATTTATAAGAGCTCAGACTATTTCGTATCAAAATTTAATTGATTCAGGTTCATTTGCTAACGCAAAAAATAAAGGGTTACTCAGAAGTGAAGGTAAAGAGTATGTAGTGAATGAAGGAGATGTCATGGAGTTTTTATTTAATGTTTAA
- a CDS encoding cupin domain-containing protein: protein MRLKKFIPVCFLLIGTLALPKPSLAEEKIEVIPIIQSSKGLSGKNFNYLEGKPELRLLKVKIPVGLKTPIHTHPSPMLIHVTRGRLKHVRGEEINFFKAGDAFIESNNGGPHYVKSVGKKPAILHVGVVSVVGMPTAINK from the coding sequence ATGAGATTAAAGAAATTTATTCCAGTTTGCTTCCTTTTAATTGGGACTTTAGCTTTACCAAAACCTTCTCTTGCAGAAGAAAAGATTGAAGTTATACCTATTATTCAAAGTTCAAAAGGACTAAGTGGTAAAAATTTTAATTATCTCGAGGGTAAGCCTGAATTAAGACTCTTAAAAGTAAAAATTCCAGTTGGCTTGAAAACTCCAATTCATACTCATCCTTCCCCAATGTTGATTCATGTCACCAGAGGAAGATTAAAGCATGTGAGGGGTGAAGAAATTAATTTCTTTAAAGCAGGTGATGCATTTATAGAGAGTAATAATGGGGGGCCCCACTATGTGAAAAGTGTTGGGAAGAAGCCGGCCATACTTCACGTGGGAGTTGTATCAGTAGTTGGAATGCCTACGGCCATAAATAAATAA